A single region of the Neisseriaceae bacterium genome encodes:
- the obgE gene encoding GTPase ObgE, producing MKYIDEATIETIAGNGGSGAVSFRREKFVPKGGPDGGDGGRGGSIFAIADENTNTLIEYRFTKRFQAKNGEKGHGSDRYGKGADDIYLKMPVGTIIRDKNTKKIIADLTYNQQTVCLVRGGKGGLGNVHFKSSTNRAPRQSTPGEDGEVKTLELELKIMADVGLLGLPNAGKSTFIRAISSAKPKVADYPFTTLHPNLGTVKINEDNSFVVADIPGLIKGAANGAGLGHQFLKHLSRNHLLLHIIDIAPLDETINLEEEAVSLVKELKKFDQKLSEKPRWIVFNKIDLVDSKKIQIIQENIVSRLKQEALIPHTFNQTHPEIFSISAITKKGLEPLLCAIQNYLKLIKINPNCDIDNSSSQNNKENTHCIQPSNTP from the coding sequence ATGAAATATATTGATGAAGCTACAATAGAAACAATTGCAGGTAATGGTGGAAGTGGAGCTGTGAGTTTCCGTCGGGAAAAGTTTGTTCCTAAAGGTGGCCCTGATGGAGGTGATGGTGGAAGAGGAGGAAGTATTTTTGCCATTGCTGATGAAAATACCAATACACTGATTGAATACCGATTTACGAAACGATTTCAAGCTAAAAATGGTGAAAAAGGGCATGGTTCGGATAGATACGGCAAAGGTGCTGATGATATTTATCTCAAAATGCCGGTTGGAACTATTATTAGAGATAAGAATACTAAAAAAATAATTGCTGATTTAACCTATAACCAACAAACAGTTTGTTTAGTCAGAGGAGGTAAAGGGGGACTAGGTAATGTTCATTTTAAATCTTCTACTAATCGTGCCCCCAGACAATCTACGCCCGGGGAAGACGGCGAGGTGAAAACCTTAGAATTAGAATTAAAAATAATGGCTGATGTTGGACTGCTCGGATTACCCAATGCAGGAAAATCTACTTTTATTCGCGCTATATCATCAGCTAAACCTAAAGTTGCAGACTATCCTTTCACGACACTGCACCCTAATTTAGGTACAGTGAAAATCAATGAAGATAATAGTTTTGTAGTAGCTGATATTCCTGGGTTAATAAAAGGTGCTGCAAATGGTGCAGGTCTAGGACACCAGTTTTTAAAACACCTAAGTAGAAATCATTTATTATTACATATAATTGATATTGCACCTTTGGACGAGACTATTAATTTAGAAGAAGAAGCTGTCTCTCTTGTGAAAGAGCTGAAAAAATTTGATCAGAAATTATCTGAAAAGCCTAGATGGATTGTGTTTAATAAAATTGATTTAGTTGATTCAAAAAAAATACAAATAATCCAGGAGAATATTGTTTCTCGACTAAAACAAGAGGCACTAATTCCTCATACTTTTAACCAAACCCACCCTGAAATCTTTAGCATCAGTGCCATAACGAAAAAAGGTCTTGAGCCCTTGTTGTGCGCCATTCAAAATTATTTAAAGTTGATCAAAATCAACCCTAATTGTGATATTGATAATTCATCTTCTCAAAATAACAAAGAAAATACGCATTGCATTCAGCCTAGCAACACTCCCTAA
- a CDS encoding cysteine--tRNA ligase, translating into MLKIYNTITKQKEEFQPINPKSVLMYVCGMTVYDYCHLGHARLMVVFDIIARWLKELGYPLTYVRNITDIDDKIIALAQKNNVPYEEITTKFINAMHKDSDALGVLRPDIEPRATEYIPEIIKMIETLINNHKAYVAENGDVYYSVKEFPAYGQLSGKNPDELRAGERVNINEAKKDPLDFALWKAVKPNEPYWPSPWGDGRPGWHIECSAMSASLFGEVFDIHGGGADLQFPHHENELAQNCGANHHFALETTKPKLIQSHVKYWIHNGFVRVDNEKMSKSLGNFFTIREILEKYPAEVVRFFLLRTHYRSPLNYSDAHLTDAKNALTRLYTTLKNTPPSLEFQDISYEDNHFTKRFFIAMNEDFNTTEAVAVLFELSSEVNKTQDSQLANYLKILGNKIGILTQKPTHFLQGDNLSSLSSKEIEHMIIQRNIARETKNWAESDRIRDSLLEHDIILEDAAEGTTWRKK; encoded by the coding sequence ATGTTAAAAATATACAATACTATTACTAAACAAAAAGAAGAATTTCAGCCAATTAACCCTAAATCTGTATTAATGTATGTATGTGGAATGACCGTGTATGATTACTGCCACCTGGGACATGCAAGATTGATGGTAGTTTTTGATATTATTGCCCGTTGGCTTAAAGAGCTAGGATACCCTTTAACTTATGTTAGAAACATTACAGACATAGATGATAAAATTATTGCACTTGCTCAAAAAAACAATGTACCCTATGAAGAAATAACTACCAAGTTTATCAACGCTATGCATAAAGATTCTGATGCATTGGGTGTTCTCAGACCAGATATAGAACCCAGAGCAACAGAATATATTCCTGAAATTATTAAAATGATTGAAACCTTGATTAATAATCATAAAGCATATGTGGCAGAAAATGGAGATGTATATTATTCAGTCAAAGAATTTCCTGCTTATGGTCAATTATCAGGAAAAAATCCTGATGAATTAAGAGCCGGTGAACGTGTTAATATTAATGAAGCTAAAAAAGATCCTCTAGATTTTGCCCTATGGAAAGCTGTTAAACCAAATGAGCCATACTGGCCTAGCCCATGGGGAGATGGCAGACCCGGATGGCATATTGAATGTTCAGCCATGAGTGCTAGCCTATTTGGTGAAGTTTTTGACATTCATGGAGGTGGTGCTGATTTACAATTTCCTCATCATGAAAATGAATTAGCACAAAACTGTGGGGCTAATCATCACTTCGCTCTGGAAACAACCAAACCAAAACTAATTCAAAGTCATGTTAAATATTGGATTCATAATGGATTTGTCCGAGTTGATAATGAAAAGATGTCTAAATCTTTGGGTAATTTTTTTACTATAAGAGAAATTTTAGAGAAATATCCTGCAGAGGTTGTACGTTTCTTCTTACTACGAACCCATTATAGGAGTCCTCTAAACTATTCAGACGCCCATCTGACTGATGCTAAAAATGCACTCACGCGCCTATACACTACATTAAAAAATACACCACCTTCTCTAGAATTTCAGGATATTTCCTATGAGGACAATCACTTCACAAAAAGATTTTTTATTGCCATGAATGAAGATTTTAATACTACCGAAGCGGTTGCTGTTCTATTCGAACTCTCTAGTGAAGTTAACAAAACACAAGATAGTCAATTAGCTAATTATTTGAAGATCCTAGGTAACAAAATAGGCATTCTAACACAAAAACCAACACACTTTTTGCAAGGTGATAATTTATCGAGTTTGAGCAGTAAGGAAATTGAACACATGATTATACAAAGAAACATTGCTAGAGAAACAAAGAACTGGGCAGAGTCTGACAGAATCAGAGATTCTTTATTAGAACATGATATTATTCTCGAAGATGCAGCGGAAGGAACAACATGGCGCAAAAAATAA
- the dnaE gene encoding DNA polymerase III subunit alpha: MTISYIPLRLYSEYSIESSIIRINDAVKFAKDENFPALNLSDNMNMFAAVKFYNICRKNGIKPIFSVDFSLENIDDNSQPHRVLLLAKNYVGYLSLCELLTHAYMERDKKLDTPMIRWQWLEEIDKTNLICLSGAQQGVVGYYLLKNKSEKAKEYAQKLADWFQDNFYLEIQRYFDVSLAGDVSIRSRMDELKKEAEINLSGSLLLAQELNLPLVATHPIQFMQQEDFVAHEAKVCIASGYVLEDERRVRKFHPSQYFLGKYEMNQLFKDLPSALQNSYEIAKRCTVSLTLNKSFLPIFPTPHNESLEDYLIKVSKLGLQERLTFLFPDEEERVRVFPIYQERLDSELDIIIQMGFSGYFLIVADFINWAKNNGCPVGPGRGSGAGSLVAYSLKITDLDPIKYNLLFERFLNPERVSMPDFDIDFCQDNRNRVIDYVRSKYGEMAVSQIVTFGTMSSRAVIRDVGRVLGIPFGVCDRLSKLIPIETNRPVSLQRAMELEPDIQRLIHAEEAEELMRLALKLEDLVRNTGMHAGGVLIAPNKLTDFCPIYKPSGTDSATISMYDKEDVEAVGLVKFDFLGLRNLTILQMAQDLIKKNRDKEVDISKIPLDDVLAFKIFQNANTTAVFQFESNGMKRMLFEAKPSKFEEIIAFVALYRPGPMDLIPDFIQRMHGAKFEYLHPFLQEILEPTYGIMVYQEQVMQAAQICAGYSLGSADLLRRAMGKKKVEEMLKQREIFVLGAKEKGIDTVKSNEIFDYMERFAGYGFNKSHAAAYALIAYQTAWLKAHYAVEFMSATMSSELHNTDQLEIFYEDAKKNNIKFLPPDINESFYCFIPQGTDSIRYALGAIKGVGEAAVEALILEREKHGSYQDLFDFCGRLSKNVINKRTLESLIKAGTFDSLESNRALLFENIGFALSYADQKGENQFQGGLFDLDEEVKTAANMQETIPWKLSRRLAEEKEAIGFYISAHPFEPYKVDLQHLPRVHLSELKPSDRNIWIAGFVTKMRSLITKSGRKIWILEIDDMSARQEIILNEEVMRSCSVSIHPDMPIFCSCRVRTDEYSKSKELKITVNKVVTIDDMIVSYASGLQLCLNPHSPVLELFKLLERYKSHSSALKVSIMYQDEFIESSLIISDEWQVKPEQALMEQLENMLGSSNVKIQWYQ, encoded by the coding sequence ATGACAATTTCATATATTCCTTTAAGACTATACTCAGAATACTCAATAGAGAGTAGCATTATTCGTATTAATGATGCAGTTAAATTTGCAAAAGATGAGAACTTTCCTGCTTTAAATTTAAGCGATAACATGAATATGTTTGCAGCAGTAAAATTCTATAATATATGTCGTAAAAATGGGATCAAGCCTATTTTTAGCGTAGATTTCTCTTTAGAGAATATAGATGATAACTCTCAACCTCATCGTGTGCTTTTATTGGCTAAAAATTATGTGGGATACTTGTCCTTATGCGAACTCTTGACTCATGCTTACATGGAGAGAGATAAAAAACTAGATACACCTATGATTCGTTGGCAATGGCTTGAGGAAATTGATAAAACAAACCTTATATGCTTATCAGGTGCACAACAAGGGGTTGTTGGGTATTATTTGTTGAAAAATAAATCGGAAAAAGCAAAGGAATATGCTCAGAAGTTAGCAGACTGGTTCCAAGATAACTTTTATTTAGAAATCCAACGTTATTTTGACGTATCTTTGGCAGGTGATGTTTCTATTCGTTCAAGAATGGACGAATTAAAAAAAGAAGCAGAAATTAACCTTTCAGGTTCGTTACTACTCGCTCAAGAGCTAAATTTGCCACTTGTAGCAACTCATCCTATCCAATTTATGCAACAAGAAGACTTTGTTGCTCATGAAGCAAAAGTTTGTATCGCCTCTGGATATGTTTTAGAAGATGAGCGAAGAGTTCGCAAGTTTCATCCTAGTCAATATTTTCTAGGAAAATATGAAATGAATCAACTATTTAAAGATTTGCCAAGTGCATTGCAGAATAGTTATGAAATTGCCAAACGTTGTACGGTTAGTTTAACATTGAATAAAAGTTTTTTACCTATTTTCCCAACACCTCATAATGAAAGTCTTGAGGATTATTTAATTAAAGTTTCAAAACTGGGATTACAAGAACGATTAACATTTTTATTTCCAGATGAAGAGGAAAGAGTAAGAGTATTTCCTATTTATCAAGAAAGACTTGATTCTGAGCTGGATATTATTATTCAAATGGGATTTTCAGGTTATTTTTTGATTGTGGCAGATTTTATTAATTGGGCTAAAAATAATGGATGTCCAGTTGGCCCAGGCAGGGGGTCTGGTGCAGGATCTCTTGTGGCGTATAGTCTCAAGATCACAGATTTAGATCCTATTAAATATAATTTACTCTTTGAGAGGTTTTTAAATCCAGAACGAGTTTCTATGCCTGACTTTGATATTGACTTTTGTCAGGATAATCGAAATCGAGTGATTGATTATGTGAGAAGTAAATATGGAGAAATGGCGGTTAGCCAAATTGTTACTTTTGGAACAATGTCTTCTAGAGCAGTCATTAGAGATGTGGGAAGGGTACTGGGTATTCCTTTTGGGGTATGTGATAGGCTATCAAAATTAATTCCTATAGAGACAAATCGGCCTGTTAGTTTGCAAAGAGCAATGGAATTAGAACCCGATATTCAACGGCTAATACATGCAGAAGAAGCAGAAGAGTTGATGAGACTCGCCTTAAAATTAGAGGATTTAGTTCGTAATACCGGTATGCATGCAGGGGGAGTACTAATTGCACCCAATAAGCTCACTGATTTTTGCCCTATCTATAAACCTTCTGGGACAGATAGTGCAACTATTTCTATGTATGATAAAGAAGACGTGGAGGCAGTGGGACTGGTTAAATTTGACTTTTTAGGTTTGAGAAATTTGACTATTCTACAAATGGCACAAGACCTGATAAAGAAAAATAGAGATAAAGAAGTAGATATTTCAAAAATCCCTTTAGATGATGTATTGGCGTTTAAAATTTTTCAAAATGCTAATACAACTGCGGTATTTCAATTTGAATCAAATGGTATGAAGCGAATGTTATTTGAGGCCAAACCATCTAAATTTGAAGAAATTATTGCTTTTGTTGCGCTATACCGCCCAGGTCCTATGGATTTAATACCAGATTTCATTCAGAGGATGCATGGAGCTAAATTTGAGTATTTACATCCTTTTTTACAAGAAATCTTAGAGCCCACCTATGGTATCATGGTTTACCAAGAACAAGTAATGCAGGCAGCTCAAATTTGTGCAGGTTATTCTTTGGGGAGTGCTGATTTATTACGTCGGGCTATGGGAAAGAAAAAAGTAGAAGAGATGCTAAAACAAAGAGAGATTTTTGTTTTGGGAGCTAAAGAAAAAGGAATTGATACTGTAAAATCAAATGAAATATTTGATTATATGGAACGATTTGCAGGATATGGATTTAATAAATCTCACGCAGCGGCCTATGCCTTGATTGCTTATCAAACAGCTTGGTTAAAAGCCCATTATGCAGTTGAATTTATGAGTGCTACGATGTCAAGTGAATTGCATAATACAGATCAGTTAGAGATATTTTATGAAGATGCCAAAAAAAACAATATAAAATTTCTTCCTCCTGATATCAATGAATCATTTTATTGTTTTATACCACAGGGTACAGACTCAATCCGTTATGCATTGGGTGCCATTAAAGGGGTAGGTGAAGCTGCAGTAGAAGCTTTAATTTTAGAGAGGGAAAAACATGGTTCATATCAAGATCTATTTGATTTCTGTGGCCGGTTAAGCAAAAATGTCATCAATAAAAGAACATTAGAATCATTAATCAAAGCGGGTACATTTGATAGCCTTGAAAGTAACAGAGCATTATTGTTTGAAAATATTGGTTTTGCATTAAGTTATGCTGATCAAAAAGGGGAGAATCAGTTTCAAGGGGGATTGTTTGATTTAGATGAAGAAGTAAAAACAGCAGCCAACATGCAGGAGACGATCCCTTGGAAATTAAGTAGGAGACTGGCAGAGGAAAAAGAGGCTATTGGTTTTTATATTTCCGCACATCCATTTGAGCCTTATAAGGTTGATTTACAGCATTTACCAAGAGTTCATCTAAGTGAATTAAAACCCTCAGATCGTAATATTTGGATAGCAGGTTTTGTTACTAAGATGAGGAGTTTGATTACCAAATCTGGCCGTAAGATATGGATTTTGGAGATAGACGATATGTCTGCTCGTCAAGAAATTATATTGAATGAGGAGGTTATGAGATCTTGTAGTGTGTCTATTCATCCTGATATGCCTATTTTTTGTTCATGCCGTGTTAGAACAGACGAATATAGTAAATCTAAAGAATTGAAAATAACAGTTAATAAGGTTGTAACTATTGATGATATGATAGTTTCTTATGCAAGTGGTTTACAATTGTGCTTAAATCCACACTCTCCTGTGTTAGAGTTATTTAAATTGTTAGAACGTTATAAGAGTCATTCATCTGCATTAAAGGTATCTATTATGTATCAAGATGAATTTATTGAAAGTTCTTTGATAATTTCAGATGAATGGCAGGTAAAACCGGAGCAAGCATTAATGGAGCAACTAGAAAATATGCTAGGATCTTCCAATGTAAAAATTCAATGGTATCAATGA
- the lpxA gene encoding acyl-ACP--UDP-N-acetylglucosamine O-acyltransferase has translation MSNIHKTAIIDSKAELAPSVEVGAYSVIGPHVKIDDGTVIKSHVVIEGSTVIGKYNRIFQFASIGAIPQDKKYKGEDTKLIIGDSNTIREYCTINVGTVTGVGETRVGSHNWIMAYVHIAHDCVVGNNTILANGTSLAGHVIIKDYVVTGGFTLIFQFCQIGEYAMTAFASRVDKDVPPYVMAAGYKLKPVGLNIEGLRRNGFSAAEISHIKEVYNIIYRQDLTLDEAKEKIKPMIEIHPELSVFQAFFRDSRRSIIR, from the coding sequence ATGAGTAATATTCATAAAACGGCTATTATAGATAGTAAAGCTGAGTTAGCACCTAGCGTGGAAGTGGGAGCCTATTCAGTGATTGGACCACATGTTAAAATTGATGATGGAACGGTGATTAAATCACATGTTGTTATTGAAGGTTCAACGGTCATTGGTAAATATAATCGAATATTTCAGTTTGCTTCTATAGGGGCTATTCCTCAGGATAAGAAATATAAGGGAGAGGATACCAAATTAATCATTGGTGATAGTAATACCATAAGAGAGTATTGTACAATTAATGTTGGCACAGTAACTGGTGTGGGCGAGACTAGAGTAGGTAGTCATAATTGGATTATGGCGTATGTACATATCGCTCATGATTGTGTTGTAGGAAATAATACAATATTAGCAAATGGTACGAGTTTAGCAGGTCACGTGATTATTAAAGATTATGTTGTGACAGGTGGCTTTACTTTAATTTTTCAGTTTTGTCAGATAGGTGAATACGCTATGACGGCATTTGCTTCTCGTGTTGATAAAGACGTTCCACCTTATGTTATGGCGGCAGGATATAAATTAAAACCAGTAGGATTAAACATAGAGGGCTTAAGGCGAAATGGTTTTTCAGCTGCAGAGATCTCCCACATCAAAGAGGTCTATAACATTATTTATAGACAAGATTTAACCTTAGACGAAGCTAAAGAAAAAATTAAACCTATGATAGAGATTCACCCAGAGTTATCAGTTTTTCAGGCTTTTTTCCGAGACTCGAGAAGAAGTATCATCAGGTAA
- the fabZ gene encoding 3-hydroxyacyl-ACP dehydratase FabZ, whose protein sequence is MKSVILPLEAKDIEKIIPHRSPFLLVDRVIELELSKSIKALKSISMNEPYFMGHFPGYPVMPGVLIIEALAQTAAVLATLSFETQEDELYFFASITNARFKRPVFPGDTLILEASILNQKSGVGKFSVKASVDYEVATEAEITCARKNIG, encoded by the coding sequence ATGAAATCAGTTATTTTACCTTTGGAAGCCAAAGACATAGAGAAGATCATACCGCATAGAAGCCCATTTTTATTAGTAGACCGAGTTATAGAATTGGAACTGTCAAAGAGTATCAAGGCATTAAAAAGTATTTCTATGAATGAACCTTATTTTATGGGACACTTTCCAGGTTATCCAGTAATGCCCGGTGTTTTGATCATAGAAGCATTGGCACAAACTGCTGCTGTTCTAGCTACATTAAGTTTTGAAACCCAAGAAGATGAATTATATTTTTTTGCTTCTATTACTAATGCTCGATTTAAAAGACCCGTTTTTCCAGGAGATACACTGATATTGGAAGCTTCTATATTGAATCAAAAAAGTGGCGTAGGAAAATTTTCAGTTAAAGCTTCAGTTGATTATGAGGTCGCAACAGAAGCTGAAATAACATGTGCGAGGAAAAATATTGGATAG
- the lpxD gene encoding UDP-3-O-(3-hydroxymyristoyl)glucosamine N-acyltransferase, producing MAVELSELITLFGGMLVGSDLIVEGISSLDLATEKQLSFLTDHRLKNEVYQSKACALIVGSNFDYTEYFDKSFIVCDNAYLYFARVLQYFHPAEVSNCTTHFSAVIESDQIDATVEIGANVFIGKGVKVGAYTRISSGSVIGKDVTIGEHCYIHPNVTIYNGSTIGDNVEIHSGSVIGADGFGFAWNGASWEKIPQVGNVEIHDDVEIGSNVSIDRGAIGNTVIHKGVKIDNLVQIAHNCEIGEHTAIAAMVGLAGSTRIGKRCRIAGAAKFTGHLTVADDTLIAGATIVSHSIDHPGKQYAGSYPFHEYQDWKYNAVYLRRLRDMNQRLTNIEKKLIKDPE from the coding sequence ATGGCGGTAGAGTTATCTGAATTAATTACTCTATTTGGAGGTATGTTAGTAGGGTCAGATTTGATAGTAGAGGGTATTTCATCATTGGATTTAGCTACGGAGAAACAGTTATCATTTTTAACTGATCATCGTTTAAAGAATGAGGTTTATCAATCCAAGGCTTGTGCTTTGATTGTGGGTTCTAATTTTGACTATACAGAATATTTTGATAAAAGCTTTATTGTTTGTGATAATGCTTATTTATATTTTGCACGTGTATTACAATATTTCCACCCCGCGGAAGTTTCGAATTGTACTACACACTTTAGTGCAGTGATCGAATCTGATCAAATCGATGCAACTGTTGAGATAGGTGCTAACGTGTTTATTGGAAAAGGTGTTAAAGTGGGTGCGTATACTCGTATATCATCTGGTTCTGTTATTGGGAAAGATGTAACTATTGGAGAGCACTGTTATATTCACCCCAATGTAACCATTTATAATGGTAGTACCATAGGCGATAATGTAGAAATTCATTCAGGTAGTGTTATCGGGGCGGATGGATTTGGATTTGCCTGGAATGGCGCTAGTTGGGAAAAAATTCCTCAAGTGGGTAATGTGGAGATACATGATGATGTAGAGATAGGTTCTAACGTTTCTATAGATCGGGGTGCTATTGGAAATACAGTGATTCATAAAGGCGTCAAAATAGATAACTTAGTACAAATCGCTCATAATTGTGAGATTGGTGAGCATACAGCTATTGCTGCTATGGTTGGATTGGCAGGAAGCACAAGAATAGGGAAAAGGTGTCGTATTGCAGGTGCTGCTAAATTTACAGGTCACTTAACCGTTGCAGATGATACTTTGATTGCTGGAGCTACTATCGTTAGTCACTCAATTGACCATCCTGGAAAACAATATGCGGGCTCATACCCATTTCACGAATATCAAGATTGGAAGTATAATGCAGTTTATTTAAGGCGATTAAGAGACATGAATCAAAGATTAACAAATATAGAAAAGAAATTAATAAAGGATCCAGAATAA
- the bamA gene encoding outer membrane protein assembly factor BamA, with the protein MNKKLIVTCLAGLFLSVPSIAKDFTIKDIRIEGLQRIEPETVFNYLPINVGGQFTSTKGEQIIKDLYATGYFSDVQVEVQNDQVLLTVIERPIVDSVVVTGGKAISNQLIKDNLKRLGVAEAKVYDPAVLKAVTQGLQQEYLNLGKNNAVVSPKVTELERNRVALTINVDEGVTTRIRKVEFEGNVNFSDGTLKRRMSMGQHNIMSFFTKNDIYAYIKSDVDQKALTKYYKDRGFYDFAIVKFEPEIDIDSPQNMTLKIVLNEGVRYTWGKINVLGDFKEVPMERLQAIADNHNTRFAFNTSKWFNQTQLDNVVSDIKMELGKSGYAKADVQVNPHRNSDNSLGFDIVVNANQKIYVRQINITGNTKTRDEVIRREMRQQENTSYDAQKIKRSKERIGDLGYFEDITVQEVPVEDSADQVDLAVDVKESNVGLLDFSVGYVQDDGVVVSGKFTHDNLWGTGRQIALNVSTGGTSKALTLDYLNPYYTKHGVGAGFDFSAIKFDPNDVETSSYKAKTLTGGLKFVFPVTDYDKINFRIGAEHKRVDLYERSPIYYKNYVAKHGNSSTIYPVSVSWRRSTIDSYLWPTRGYILESQFEATLPSVSDHEFYKLTHQEWWFFPLTQNLTFMLTGQAGYVKGYGHSHDVPFFYNFHTGGMGSIRGYDASSIGPKINNWYGDVDYIGGTRLVTGTAELFFPMPGLKDSQTVRLSVFADAGSLWDGKTRGPLDNFEYKESYKSSFEKELRYSAGIGMVWLSPLGALRFSWAKPLNKKAGDREQAFQFNIGNTF; encoded by the coding sequence ATGAATAAAAAATTAATAGTGACATGTTTGGCGGGCTTATTTTTATCCGTACCTTCGATAGCTAAAGATTTTACAATAAAAGATATACGTATTGAAGGATTGCAGAGAATTGAACCAGAGACTGTGTTCAATTATTTACCCATAAACGTAGGAGGTCAATTTACTTCTACTAAGGGCGAACAAATTATTAAAGATCTATATGCGACGGGTTACTTCTCGGATGTACAGGTAGAGGTACAAAATGATCAAGTCTTATTGACTGTTATCGAGCGTCCTATTGTTGATTCAGTAGTGGTGACGGGTGGTAAGGCAATTTCTAATCAATTGATCAAGGATAATTTGAAACGTTTAGGTGTAGCTGAAGCTAAAGTTTATGATCCTGCTGTTTTGAAAGCGGTGACTCAGGGATTGCAACAGGAGTATTTGAATTTAGGTAAAAATAATGCTGTAGTGTCACCAAAAGTAACGGAGCTAGAGAGAAATAGGGTAGCATTGACTATTAATGTTGATGAAGGAGTTACGACAAGAATTAGAAAGGTAGAGTTTGAAGGTAATGTCAATTTCTCCGATGGAACGCTCAAACGTCGTATGAGTATGGGGCAACATAACATTATGTCCTTTTTTACTAAAAATGATATATATGCATACATTAAGAGTGATGTGGATCAAAAAGCACTTACAAAATACTACAAAGATAGAGGCTTTTATGATTTTGCTATTGTCAAATTTGAGCCAGAGATTGATATTGATTCCCCTCAGAATATGACCCTGAAAATAGTGTTAAATGAGGGAGTTCGTTATACTTGGGGAAAAATTAATGTTTTGGGAGATTTCAAAGAAGTTCCTATGGAGCGTTTGCAAGCAATAGCGGACAATCATAATACAAGATTCGCTTTTAACACTTCTAAGTGGTTTAATCAAACACAATTAGATAATGTTGTTAGTGACATCAAAATGGAATTAGGTAAATCAGGATATGCAAAAGCGGACGTGCAAGTCAATCCTCATCGTAATTCTGATAACTCTCTAGGATTTGATATTGTAGTGAATGCAAATCAGAAGATTTATGTACGTCAGATTAATATCACAGGCAATACTAAAACGAGAGATGAAGTGATTCGTCGTGAGATGAGACAGCAAGAGAATACTTCTTATGATGCTCAAAAAATTAAACGTTCTAAAGAGAGAATAGGAGACTTGGGGTATTTTGAAGATATAACAGTTCAAGAAGTACCAGTTGAAGATAGTGCAGATCAAGTCGATTTGGCAGTAGATGTTAAGGAATCGAACGTAGGGTTACTGGATTTCTCAGTGGGTTATGTTCAGGATGATGGAGTTGTGGTTAGTGGTAAATTTACTCATGATAATTTATGGGGAACAGGTAGACAAATTGCCTTAAATGTTTCTACTGGTGGTACTTCTAAAGCTTTGACATTAGACTATTTGAATCCATATTACACAAAGCATGGTGTGGGTGCTGGATTTGATTTTTCAGCCATTAAGTTTGATCCTAATGATGTTGAAACCAGCTCTTATAAGGCAAAAACACTTACCGGTGGGTTGAAGTTTGTTTTTCCTGTCACTGATTATGATAAAATCAATTTTAGAATAGGTGCAGAACATAAGAGAGTTGATTTATATGAGAGAAGCCCTATTTATTATAAAAACTATGTTGCTAAACACGGTAACTCTAGTACAATTTACCCGGTCTCTGTCTCTTGGAGAAGATCAACTATTGACAGTTATTTATGGCCCACTCGTGGTTATATCTTAGAAAGCCAATTTGAAGCAACTCTCCCTAGTGTGAGTGATCATGAGTTTTACAAATTAACACACCAAGAATGGTGGTTCTTTCCGTTAACTCAAAATTTGACTTTTATGTTGACTGGGCAGGCAGGCTATGTCAAAGGATATGGACATAGTCATGATGTGCCGTTCTTTTATAATTTTCATACGGGGGGTATGGGTTCTATCAGAGGTTATGATGCTTCATCAATAGGTCCTAAAATTAATAATTGGTATGGTGATGTTGATTATATTGGTGGCACCAGATTGGTCACTGGGACAGCGGAGTTATTCTTTCCAATGCCTGGTTTGAAGGATTCACAGACAGTACGTTTGAGTGTGTTTGCAGATGCAGGTAGTTTATGGGATGGTAAAACTCGTGGGCCATTGGATAACTTCGAATATAAAGAAAGCTATAAGAGTAGTTTTGAAAAAGAATTACGTTATAGTGCTGGTATTGGTATGGTTTGGTTATCTCCTTTAGGGGCTCTAAGATTCAGTTGGGCAAAGCCTTTGAATAAAAAAGCAGGTGATAGGGAACAAGCTTTTCAATTTAATATTGGTAATACTTTCTAA